The Perca fluviatilis chromosome 17, GENO_Pfluv_1.0, whole genome shotgun sequence region gtgttcataaacttctggtgtacttacaaactttccaatccatcgttttatgagagcataacctatttgtactacttgtagacgtttggtataatttcgggcattattagtggggtaacttacaagatacaaacgtgggtccattagcccctgcgctaagctattcagctgataacgctactctagctaactctcccaatgttagacccaggtgaaaaaagcttctgggggggtgtttggctcgaggtcatggtgcaatggaccctagggtgaattactccgaaccatcactttaatagcAAAGATCTCTAGTGATAAAACGTACCTGGTCCAccggcaaaaaagaaaatgaagaagaaaatgagGACCATGCGGCAGATACGGCATCCAGGAGACCCAACTCTAAAGGAAATTCAAAGGTCTGTTGAAATGCTTGTGTTCATcgcatatattttattatttgaattGCTGTCAGTCATTACTTGCCATGTTTTATGCATCAAAATATGCAGAAATGTGCTGCAAACTGTGTCTGGTTTTGTGGGAACTCACTTGCAGGTACAGAGTGATGGTGAGGAGGATCAGTGTTGCAAACATTGCCATGTATCCTCTGTTTTGCCTGTATTCTCAATAATCATGAACTGCAAAGCACATTTACAGACGTAAACCACAGGGGGGAGCTCTAGCTATACATTAGGACAGGTGTCACAGATGGAGACAACTGTGAGAGCAGAGGAAAGTTTTTCCATAATTGTTTTCCTAAATCACAAAAGGAAATAATAGAAAAAACCCATCTATGTCAGGATGTCTACGGGCTATTAAACTCGAAATTCACTAATGGTAATAGGCCACAAATCAAAAAAGATAAACCATAGTGGGATATTGATGAAATGGGATTTACACAGGCTacgggcagtggtggcctacaggttagagaagcgagcttgtgaccgggaggttgtcggttcaatccccagaccgacaggataaaatctgggtggggaaagtgaaagaacagcgcttgtccctccctcattatcaccactgaggtgcccttgagcaaggcccttaaccccaaccgctccagtggagctgctcagtggccagcagatcagactgtggttgtactgggcagcttccaggtatgaatgtggaactgtgtgaatgtgatcagggcgttcctgcaaaagagaggctgcctctcagtgaacctcccctgaataaataaaggttaactGTTGTTCTTGCATGTTCTGCCACATGCAACACATCAAAAGAATAATAGTAGGTTACACCTGGAGAGAAGTATTTGAATTAGATACAAATCACATGTCTATTTAGGAAACCcccaaaatttaatttaaaatgtatatgttCACATTCTTAGTTTTGAGTGCAGTAGTGGGTATGAGGTGTTTTTACTTCACTCCGTGTTATTCTCTGAAAAGTAAATATATTCCTTTAAATGTCTGGTGTGCTTTGATTAGAAAAATTGGGCTTTTGGGGAACATTAAGCACTTTTTTAGTTTGACTGTTCAAAACTCATTAAAGCTGCAATCCGATCTAAAACTTTGGCCCACTTGTGTGTTTTTCACATGAACACTGGCCATTCACAGCCTTGGTCTTTGACTGACTGGCCCACATAGAGGAGAGAGATCACATGATTGGCCTACTGGTTTGTCTCTCATCTGAACACTTGCCAGTCacatccatagacagtatataagaatggaacaacagatcccgttgctctggatggagaccagtgaaggatattagaagcacttttccggtgagcgctgagcgcaTAGGCGTCGATTTCGGTGGGGACGGTGGGTATGCGTCCCCACCACATTTcgtcatgagtcattttgtacccaccacttttttttaaaacctcgagctcaatttagttaaaaaaataaagttcataacACATAGGCCTATAATTCGTGAATGACAGATGCCAACAAATCCACAAAAAGCTCTATCCCCACaggacaggcacagacacagccgctctgctgcggaccttataggacatatgagaaccgtggggagtcaaccctcagccgctccgctgccctgctgaaaatgtgaaacagaaacgcttaatgtcagataacgtccataataataggaCTTTCAGTTAgactttttgacagttttcagtggttatgatgagcaatatgagagagaaatttggtgatcattgattGTTGTTTAGGTAGTCCTGCTACGttcaaccacgttaagctttttccttataggctctaatgaagcagaaacgcttatcagataacgtccataataataggacttttccaatttaacgggagagagaggagcaagagggattaggatcatcttcagccagagaggacattatttcttcagcttcttcttgcgtggGAGGTAATAAcattgcagcaggtgaattggtcgtgctattaacgtcatcgctacactatttcttagtaaaaccgaaattaattaaactgccttgttttctttttaccatggctatatgacgcttactgcagaatggatttcacgGACTTTGCgtgccgattaatggcctccaatgtttatattttttctgcgaaCCTTTAAATTAACATGtcctaaacatgagttgaatttgcaccgcagcgccaccacgccttgatgcttgcctagttcgcaccctgcattaaaccacgttaagcgttttagaatgccTGTCTAATGGTTTTTGAAAACTTGAAAAACTTCTTCATAAAACGTGTTTGACATCACCACacttttgaatacatttttattaatttacattagtaatctacaggacagcgtctttcaaaacatgacctgcgcaaaagagaaaaaaaaatgaatatcattgtacccagcacttctggaaatgcaCTTAcaaatgcgtctctgtccccagcacatttcaaaccaaactgacgcccatggctgagcgttactgcgcagcctccaactgagctcgaagacgtagatgtgacgtgagcaacctgtctgaaagttgtaattcttctggtagctgtgccaagagaaatctcaatcattcccaatcttgcagagacggagagcgtaggtatatctGTAAGGAGATAatatgggcacaggctaattattgctaactaaaatgctagttaacattagtaattaaacctaaacagctcatgtaagtcgaaactgcctgcgagcttctcctgtactatacggtaatttctctactgtgtaGAGAAGTCTGTAAGTCACTTACAAATaacattatatatactgtacctcTGATTTAAGATTTCATCCATACAGAGAGGACACAATGGGTCTTCGGGAGAGTTCTGTCCACATTAAGACTGTCATTGGAACCTTCCATCACCTGACCCCAGTGACAGTATCAATGAGCCACCTCACCTGATCCCCAGGACTGACCACTGAACTTCCCCAAGGAGAGGAAGGTAGCGATGGTTACGCCCACCATCCCTCGCAGCCTCTTGGGGGCTCATTCAACAAGGTACACGGTATGAGCTACAAGATTGAATCCTAGAGTTATGCACAAGGGAATCATACATTTTGAGTCAATATTGATCAATAACTGGGTGACACATGACCAAGAGAACttagtaatataatataaatcaaTTGCCTGTAGGGTTAAATGTGGAGCCAAGAGTGCTGAGCAGCCATCTATGaagattttaaagaaaaaaaagagagatgaaaTAGGTTTCCTCATACAGTAGGTTCACCTGAATTGATGCCATAGAGAAATTGTCCCACCATGATCATCTCAAAAGGCACAGATGTTTGGCTCAAGAGCATCAACACAGCTCCAATTATAGCCACAAAATTGCTGAACAAAAGGGTTTGCTTTCTGtgggacagggagacagagactGTGTTTAAGCCTGAGgccatcatttaaaaaacaaaaaggaaacaaaagctAAAAGTTTCATTATGTTTATCTCATGGTTGATTGTGCTGCAATGAAGTTTTTTGTTCAGCGACAATGACCTGCCAAATTTTGAGATCAGCTGCAGCCCCAATGCAGAAAACGGACACAGTGAAGGACCAGATGAGAGAAACCTGCCACTGCTCCAAGGAGACACTATATCTCTGCAGAcatgtgaggaggaggaggtggtggctTCAGATAACAA contains the following coding sequences:
- the slc2a11l gene encoding LOW QUALITY PROTEIN: solute carrier family 2 member 11, like (The sequence of the model RefSeq protein was modified relative to this genomic sequence to represent the inferred CDS: inserted 5 bases in 3 codons; deleted 1 base in 1 codon; substituted 1 base at 1 genomic stop codon) — translated: MWYYFNCGYVIVVLYLPFSLSNPSIIVKSLLLLTCLQRYSVSLEQWQVSLIWSFTVSVFCIGAXQLISKFGRKQTLLFSNFVAIIGAVLMLLSQTSVPFEMIMVGQFLYGINSGFNLVAHTVYLVEXAPKRLRGMVGVTIATFLSLGKFSGQSWGSGEFMIIENTGKXRGYMAMFATLILLTITLYLQSWVSWMPYCRMVLIFFFIFFFAGGPAGASEILTLSFKSAGNTLGCTLNWISMFLLGLLFPFIGETINYFCFLIFLFVCTACGLYMKFNVPKTKNLTALEISAXFQRMHCQSGGSHKKKIP